From a single Nostoc sp. MS1 genomic region:
- a CDS encoding 3-keto-5-aminohexanoate cleavage protein, whose protein sequence is MNDQLPLIIECRCNDSDYRKDNPNCPYSPKEIIQEAVRAWEAGASIFHWHGRDPVNGQWISDVEVYLEAIEGIRDKTDLIINPTLNYVSKESHVSDRVKHILAANNDPALGIDMVPLEFGSLNIDFWNPQTKQFQTSDQVHISSRAYMQEVLKILKENSIFVSTVCWDVGQIRTARCFQEMGLLSENTFWEFVFTGEIMPSGILPTLPNLQAVIDSIPAGAPWLVMCWNGDVMNLAAWAITLGGHVGIGLGDDPYLRFGKPHNGELVDKVAKMAHTLGREVATPAQTREILKMQPRVLSRQELEATAK, encoded by the coding sequence ATGAATGATCAATTACCACTTATTATTGAGTGTCGCTGCAACGATTCAGATTACCGCAAAGATAATCCCAATTGCCCATACAGTCCAAAAGAGATTATTCAAGAAGCTGTTCGTGCTTGGGAAGCGGGAGCATCAATCTTCCATTGGCATGGGCGTGACCCAGTTAATGGTCAGTGGATTAGTGACGTTGAAGTATATTTGGAAGCTATTGAAGGAATCCGCGACAAGACTGATTTGATTATTAATCCTACATTGAACTACGTTTCTAAAGAAAGCCATGTTAGCGATCGCGTCAAGCATATATTAGCCGCGAATAATGATCCAGCATTGGGAATTGATATGGTTCCTTTAGAGTTTGGCTCACTGAATATAGACTTCTGGAACCCACAGACAAAGCAATTTCAAACATCCGACCAAGTACACATTAGCTCTCGTGCTTATATGCAGGAAGTGTTGAAGATACTCAAAGAAAACAGCATCTTTGTGAGTACAGTATGTTGGGATGTGGGACAAATTCGTACAGCACGCTGCTTTCAAGAAATGGGGCTTCTATCAGAAAATACTTTTTGGGAATTTGTTTTCACGGGAGAGATCATGCCTAGTGGCATTCTGCCAACACTTCCTAATTTACAGGCGGTAATAGATTCTATTCCCGCAGGCGCTCCTTGGCTAGTGATGTGTTGGAACGGGGATGTGATGAATTTGGCAGCCTGGGCAATTACCCTTGGCGGACACGTCGGTATTGGACTGGGAGACGATCCCTATCTTCGCTTTGGCAAGCCGCACAATGGGGAGTTAGTGGACAAGGTTGCAAAGATGGCGCATACACTGGGGCGAGAAGTAGCAACGCCAGCGCAAACCCGCGAGATTCTGAAGATGCAGCCGCGAGTTTTGTCAAGGCAAGAGCTAGAGGCAACTGCTAAATAA
- a CDS encoding dihydroorotase yields the protein MTEPPVLDKIIKNVRVVSPHNDAVELCDLGIKDGKFAQIAPNISPDQGIEIIDAKNLLGFPGLVDAHMHIGIYQPLDQDAATESKAAAMGGVTTSLNYIRTGQYYLNKGGSYRDFFPEVLALSAGNFFVDYSYHIAPISSQHIEEIPLLFSEYGVTSFKIFMFYGGYGLHGLSDQQNLFLMINKEERYDFAHFEFIMRGITRLMAEHPEARDYISLSLHCEVAEILNAYTKIVQNDSSLTGLPAYSAARPPHSEGLAISIASYLAHETNCANINLLHLSSRKAIEAALTMQTAFPHIKFRREVTVGHLLLDVDTPNGTWAKVNPPIRPRADVEYLWQAVLNNQIDWIVSDHACCSAEQKRSGKDPNNIWLAKSGFGGTEYLLSGVLSEGSKRGMSYSQMAKLLSWKPSRRFGLLTKGDIAIGYDADLVLVDPHESFVVRAAESESQQGYTPFEGMELTGRVKSTFLRGNLIYENGQVIGSPTGRYLKRS from the coding sequence ATGACTGAACCTCCAGTGTTAGATAAAATCATCAAAAATGTGCGGGTTGTCAGCCCCCATAATGATGCGGTTGAACTATGTGACTTAGGCATTAAAGATGGAAAATTTGCTCAGATAGCTCCTAATATTAGTCCAGATCAAGGTATAGAAATCATTGATGCCAAAAACTTACTAGGCTTTCCTGGGCTTGTAGATGCCCATATGCACATAGGTATTTATCAACCTCTAGATCAAGATGCAGCCACAGAAAGCAAAGCTGCGGCAATGGGGGGAGTAACAACTAGTCTCAACTACATTCGTACAGGACAATATTATCTGAATAAAGGTGGTTCCTACCGCGACTTTTTCCCCGAAGTCTTAGCATTATCCGCAGGTAATTTTTTTGTAGATTACAGTTACCACATCGCACCTATATCTAGTCAACACATCGAAGAAATACCGCTATTATTTAGTGAATATGGGGTAACTTCCTTTAAAATCTTCATGTTTTACGGCGGCTATGGTTTGCATGGTTTATCAGACCAGCAAAACCTCTTTTTAATGATTAATAAAGAGGAACGTTACGACTTTGCCCATTTTGAGTTTATTATGCGCGGTATAACCCGCTTGATGGCAGAACATCCAGAGGCGCGAGATTATATTAGCTTGAGTTTGCATTGCGAAGTTGCAGAAATCCTCAACGCCTATACAAAAATTGTCCAAAATGATTCTAGTTTAACGGGATTGCCAGCCTACAGTGCTGCGCGTCCTCCTCATTCGGAAGGGTTAGCAATTTCTATTGCTTCCTATTTGGCACATGAGACTAACTGTGCAAATATCAATTTACTGCACCTGAGTTCGCGTAAAGCCATAGAAGCAGCTTTGACGATGCAAACTGCTTTTCCTCATATCAAGTTCCGGCGAGAGGTAACAGTCGGACACTTATTATTAGATGTTGATACACCTAATGGTACTTGGGCAAAAGTCAATCCACCAATTCGTCCCCGTGCTGATGTGGAATACTTATGGCAAGCGGTACTTAATAATCAAATAGATTGGATAGTTAGTGACCATGCTTGCTGTTCTGCGGAACAGAAAAGAAGTGGAAAAGACCCGAATAATATATGGTTAGCCAAGTCTGGTTTTGGTGGGACTGAATATTTACTTTCTGGGGTATTGAGTGAAGGCAGTAAGCGAGGAATGTCGTATAGTCAGATGGCGAAGTTACTATCTTGGAAACCATCACGGCGGTTTGGTTTGTTAACAAAAGGGGATATTGCGATCGGTTATGATGCTGATTTGGTGTTAGTAGATCCTCATGAAAGTTTTGTAGTACGTGCGGCTGAGTCGGAGTCTCAGCAAGGTTACACCCCTTTTGAGGGGATGGAATTAACGGGAAGGGTTAAGAGTACGTTTTTACGGGGAAATTTGATTTATGAAAATGGACAAGTTATTGGTTCGCCTACAGGAAGGTATTTAAAAAGAAGTTAG
- a CDS encoding aspartyl/asparaginyl beta-hydroxylase domain-containing protein has product MTNFNEYHLNPQEFDFLKNFQDNWQIIRDEFTSFRQQASEEELKFAYDVLGPKSKTIKTKGNSKYSAFGLLFQGLFIEEYIQLHQIEYPDYETGVASEKALALRNKYFPNLAKVIEKVNSLNENIIRNVYYGTFLPGLDIKLHVNYNPHMNRGYLGLIVPEGDVAMKICHDKLYWHEGEFLILDHSYPHCPHNYTNYDRTVLVVDFFKPDQHREDVIKFEQEQVAQRMQDNPYSLGVFGKSDKAKEEDFIKYGLAHQLEWDKALSS; this is encoded by the coding sequence ATGACCAATTTTAATGAGTATCATCTAAATCCCCAAGAGTTTGATTTTCTTAAAAATTTTCAAGATAATTGGCAGATAATTAGAGACGAGTTTACTAGCTTTAGGCAGCAAGCATCTGAGGAGGAGTTAAAGTTTGCCTATGATGTTTTAGGCCCTAAAAGTAAAACTATAAAAACTAAAGGAAATTCTAAATACAGTGCTTTTGGACTTTTATTTCAAGGTTTATTTATTGAAGAATATATTCAATTGCATCAAATAGAATATCCAGATTATGAGACAGGGGTAGCTTCAGAAAAAGCACTAGCTTTAAGAAATAAATATTTTCCTAATTTGGCTAAGGTAATAGAAAAAGTCAACTCTCTTAATGAAAATATTATCAGAAACGTTTATTATGGTACATTTCTTCCTGGATTAGACATTAAACTTCATGTCAACTATAATCCTCACATGAATCGCGGTTATTTAGGATTAATTGTACCAGAGGGGGATGTGGCAATGAAAATATGCCATGACAAGCTTTATTGGCATGAAGGAGAGTTTCTGATTTTAGATCACAGTTATCCACATTGTCCGCATAATTACACTAATTACGATCGCACTGTCTTAGTCGTGGACTTTTTTAAACCTGATCAGCATAGAGAGGATGTTATAAAATTCGAGCAGGAACAAGTTGCCCAACGTATGCAGGATAATCCTTATAGCTTGGGTGTTTTTGGTAAGAGTGATAAGGCTAAGGAAGAGGATTTTATTAAGTACGGTTTAGCTCATCAGTTAGAGTGGGATAAGGCTTTGTCAAGTTGA
- a CDS encoding zinc-binding dehydrogenase, giving the protein MKRESYKKLVAKQINQDFKSAVEVVEVSIPQLEVGQILIENKFAGINGGFDTLVCRGDIPYFSLNPPFDLGVEAVGIVVDKGADVKDFEIGDAVVTTRVGGGYREYQVIDANLGVKVREATPEVLTLMPTGVSALVALEQAGEMKSNEVVLVTAAAGGTGHIAVQLAKLAGNHVLGTCSSPEKVRLLQELGCDRIINYRTENLDQVLKQEYPKGINLIFECVGKQVFDTCVDNLAIHGRLVSIGHISEYGKNVEQVTQARIYHQLMWKAASVRGFLTPYYQEYIPEASDRLLNLFYNGKLQVSVDPTEFNGIESIPTAVEYLLSGRNCGKVVVRF; this is encoded by the coding sequence ATGAAAAGAGAAAGTTATAAAAAGTTAGTAGCAAAGCAGATTAATCAAGATTTTAAGTCTGCTGTGGAAGTTGTGGAAGTTTCTATTCCTCAGCTTGAGGTAGGCCAGATTTTAATAGAAAATAAGTTTGCGGGTATTAATGGCGGGTTCGATACGTTAGTTTGTCGTGGCGATATTCCTTACTTTAGCTTAAATCCTCCCTTTGATTTGGGGGTGGAAGCTGTGGGAATTGTTGTGGATAAGGGTGCAGATGTTAAGGATTTTGAAATAGGTGATGCTGTTGTTACTACGAGAGTTGGTGGGGGTTATCGAGAATATCAGGTTATTGATGCGAATTTAGGAGTGAAGGTGCGGGAGGCTACGCCAGAGGTATTAACTTTAATGCCTACTGGGGTGTCGGCTTTGGTGGCGTTGGAACAAGCGGGGGAGATGAAGAGTAATGAGGTGGTTCTGGTAACAGCTGCTGCTGGGGGAACTGGCCATATTGCGGTGCAGTTAGCTAAGTTAGCAGGAAATCATGTGCTTGGGACTTGTAGTTCCCCAGAAAAGGTGAGGTTATTACAAGAATTAGGATGCGATCGCATCATTAACTATCGTACAGAAAACCTTGATCAAGTCCTCAAACAAGAATACCCCAAAGGCATTAATTTAATTTTTGAATGTGTGGGTAAACAAGTTTTTGATACCTGCGTTGATAATTTAGCTATTCACGGACGTTTAGTTAGCATCGGTCATATTTCCGAATATGGGAAAAATGTAGAACAGGTAACTCAAGCGCGAATTTATCACCAACTTATGTGGAAAGCCGCTTCCGTGAGAGGATTTTTGACACCGTATTATCAAGAATATATCCCAGAAGCAAGCGATCGCCTTTTAAATCTTTTCTATAATGGCAAACTCCAGGTTAGCGTTGATCCCACCGAGTTCAACGGCATAGAATCCATCCCTACAGCAGTAGAATATTTACTTAGTGGTCGTAATTGCGGCAAAGTCGTTGTTAGGTTTTAA
- a CDS encoding nuclear transport factor 2 family protein, which yields MTPNSENTLKVAHQGFEYFTQGLATGEWQKFLDMLTEDFTFWFPMGKFHGLNVGKERAKEFFTYVSDSFQPGIQITSLDRVTNNETTVVFEFRDEGLLLGNPYKNRVAVSFDVRGDKICSYREYFGSDGKSN from the coding sequence ATGACACCAAATTCAGAAAACACTTTAAAAGTTGCTCATCAAGGATTTGAATATTTTACTCAAGGTTTAGCTACAGGAGAATGGCAAAAATTTCTTGATATGCTAACAGAAGACTTTACCTTCTGGTTTCCAATGGGAAAGTTCCACGGCTTGAATGTAGGGAAAGAACGCGCCAAAGAATTTTTTACTTATGTTTCTGATTCTTTCCAACCTGGAATACAAATAACATCTCTAGACCGCGTTACTAACAATGAAACGACGGTAGTATTTGAGTTTAGAGATGAAGGACTATTATTAGGAAACCCTTATAAAAATCGGGTAGCTGTTTCTTTTGATGTGCGTGGTGACAAAATCTGTAGTTATCGAGAATACTTTGGTAGCGATGGTAAATCAAATTAG
- a CDS encoding GFA family protein has translation MSDHNGGNGSCLCRKTRISVQAINKNIGGCHCQTCRKWGGGPLLVVNCGSDVSFEGRENITIFNSSEWAERGFCNQCGTHLFYRLKANNQYYIPVGLFEQQQDFVFTHQVFIDEKPTYYCFANDTENMTGAELFAQFAPPTA, from the coding sequence ATGTCAGATCACAATGGAGGCAACGGAAGTTGTCTTTGTAGAAAAACTCGTATCTCTGTTCAGGCGATAAATAAAAATATTGGTGGTTGCCATTGCCAAACGTGTAGAAAATGGGGAGGCGGCCCCTTGTTGGTAGTTAATTGCGGTAGTGATGTTTCGTTTGAAGGTAGAGAAAACATCACTATATTTAATTCATCTGAATGGGCTGAACGTGGCTTTTGTAATCAATGCGGTACTCATTTATTTTATAGATTGAAAGCTAATAATCAGTATTATATTCCTGTCGGTTTATTTGAGCAGCAGCAAGATTTTGTTTTTACTCATCAGGTATTTATTGATGAAAAACCTACATATTATTGCTTTGCCAATGACACAGAGAATATGACTGGTGCGGAGTTATTTGCTCAGTTTGCGCCACCAACAGCTTGA
- a CDS encoding sensor histidine kinase: protein MDFSQTLSNKIDAIVDKWVEAVCQDEQIEATKELTFKVVRDSLPKVLKALATVLSESEKSDLQTVVDASLEHGLLRAEQGFEPAEIAREYRLLRMVIFSFLEDDLLKASPVELLRAVRLIDMIIDEAIARCFNSYTHGRLQELEQLQSQLRLTNQELTRLVRASKDSMSQLAHELKTPLTSIIGYTDLFLRQHRQKPELKDTYPNLESIERVMKSGRLILRLINDTLEISRYDAGHLVLQPTPTDVRQLINSVVEIIEPLARNKELDLVTDCDRAPNQVTTDPLRLQQILTNLLSNAIRYTELGTVRLECWQESEKNWAISVIDTGIGIAADAQTQIFQPYFRAETDKQVQASDGTGLGLAIVHRLVQLLQGDIKLVSQPGKGSTFTVILPLVISH from the coding sequence ATGGATTTTAGCCAAACTCTGAGTAATAAAATAGATGCCATTGTTGATAAATGGGTAGAAGCAGTATGTCAAGATGAGCAAATTGAGGCTACTAAAGAACTAACTTTTAAGGTTGTAAGAGATAGTTTACCTAAAGTTTTAAAAGCTTTAGCAACAGTGCTTTCTGAATCAGAAAAGAGCGACTTACAAACAGTAGTAGATGCGAGTTTAGAACATGGCTTACTACGTGCTGAACAAGGATTTGAACCAGCCGAGATTGCGCGAGAGTATCGTTTACTGCGGATGGTGATTTTTTCCTTTTTAGAAGATGATTTATTAAAGGCATCGCCTGTAGAATTATTAAGGGCTGTCCGCTTAATTGACATGATCATTGATGAAGCGATCGCCCGTTGTTTTAACAGCTATACTCACGGTAGGCTACAAGAGTTAGAACAACTCCAAAGCCAGTTACGCTTGACTAACCAAGAACTGACTCGCTTGGTTCGCGCTAGTAAGGATAGTATGTCTCAGTTGGCGCATGAACTCAAAACCCCTTTAACTTCCATTATTGGTTACACAGATTTATTTTTACGTCAGCATCGCCAAAAACCAGAACTCAAGGATACATATCCCAACCTCGAAAGTATCGAACGAGTTATGAAAAGCGGTAGGTTGATTCTGCGTTTAATTAACGATACTTTGGAAATTTCCCGTTATGATGCTGGTCACTTAGTATTACAACCCACCCCTACAGATGTTAGGCAGTTAATTAATTCAGTTGTCGAGATTATTGAACCACTAGCGCGGAATAAAGAGTTAGATTTAGTGACAGATTGCGATCGCGCTCCCAATCAAGTTACTACAGATCCCTTAAGATTACAGCAAATTCTCACCAATTTACTTAGTAATGCCATTCGCTACACAGAATTGGGTACAGTTCGGTTAGAGTGTTGGCAAGAATCTGAAAAAAACTGGGCTATATCCGTTATCGATACAGGAATAGGAATTGCAGCCGACGCGCAAACGCAAATCTTCCAACCTTATTTTCGTGCAGAAACTGATAAACAAGTACAAGCTTCAGATGGTACAGGTTTAGGGTTAGCAATAGTCCATCGCTTAGTTCAACTATTACAAGGCGACATTAAGCTTGTTTCACAGCCAGGAAAAGGTTCTACATTTACGGTAATTTTGCCATTGGTCATTAGTCACTAG
- a CDS encoding Ycf51 family protein, giving the protein MLTTADFLKYTQWSGIATLVFAALAILAFLFKWGFRYRLVGTTGFMLVLTTGLFALSLFPLSRTVIPGAVKYTLVYDNGSNQTVISLSPKISPEEVEATLLQAASNLYSFGRSGGRDDDKLTIRARTLIHPEPGLTVPLYLGEVKRSLTNREDAQISVEIYPEKFAQLPQSKA; this is encoded by the coding sequence ATGCTCACAACGGCTGATTTTCTGAAATATACTCAATGGTCTGGTATTGCCACTTTGGTGTTTGCTGCTTTGGCTATACTGGCTTTTCTGTTTAAATGGGGCTTCCGCTATCGGCTAGTGGGAACAACTGGCTTTATGTTGGTGCTGACTACTGGTTTATTTGCACTTTCATTATTCCCTTTGAGTCGGACTGTCATTCCTGGGGCTGTGAAGTACACTCTAGTTTATGATAATGGCTCAAACCAAACTGTAATTTCTCTATCTCCGAAGATTTCCCCAGAGGAAGTAGAAGCGACTTTGTTACAAGCTGCTAGTAATCTTTATTCTTTCGGGCGTTCTGGTGGCAGAGACGATGATAAACTGACAATTCGCGCTCGTACTCTTATTCACCCAGAACCGGGGCTAACAGTACCACTTTACCTTGGAGAAGTTAAGCGATCGCTCACTAACCGCGAAGATGCCCAAATCTCAGTGGAAATATATCCCGAAAAATTTGCCCAACTCCCACAATCAAAAGCTTAA